One window of the Manihot esculenta cultivar AM560-2 chromosome 14, M.esculenta_v8, whole genome shotgun sequence genome contains the following:
- the LOC110600328 gene encoding protein NSP-INTERACTING KINASE 2 isoform X1, producing MEARASIVFFCSVVLSCLWTSVFGLLSDKGVNYEVEALMGIRSSLNDPHNVLNWDATAVDPCSWTMITCSPDGLVIGLGAPSQSLSGTLSPSIGNLTNLQLVLLQNNNITGNLPSELGRLSKLKTLDLSNNFFSGQIPRTLSNLKNLQYLRLNNNSLYGPIPSSLANMTQLSFLDLSYNNLSAPVPSFHAKTSNIVGNPLICGTAKDCPGSILTPQSMFLNNSQNSQPSGSGSGKGHKVALAFGSSLGCVCLLILGFGFLLWWRRRHHQQIFFDVNEQRHEELNLGNLKRFQFKELQVATNNFSRKNLIGEGGFGNVYKGYLQDGTVVAVKRLKDGNAIAGEIQFQREVEMISLAVHRNLLRLFGFCMTATERLLIYPYMSNGSVATRLKAKPTLDWGTRKRIALGAARGLLYLHEQCDPKIIHRDVKAANILLDDYCEAVVGDFGLAKLLDHRDSHVTTTVRGTMGHIAPEYLSTGQSSEKTDVFGFGILLLELISGLRAGEFGKSANRKGAILDWVKKIHQENKLELLVDKDLKNNYDRIELEEMIRVALLCVQYLPSHRPKMSEVVRMLEGDGLAEKWEASQRAESTKSRANEFSSSERYSDLTDDSSLLVQAMELSGPR from the exons ATGGAGGCAAGAGCAAGTATTGTCTTCTTTTGTTCTGTGGTCTTGTCTTGCTTATGGACTTCTGTATTTGGATTGCTATCTGACAAAGGTGTCAACTACGAAG TGGAAGCTTTGATGGGCATAAGGAGTTCACTGAATGATCCTCATAATGTTCTTAACTGGGATGCAACTGCTGTGGATCCTTGCAGCTGGACTATGATCACTTGTTCTCCTGATGGTCTGGTTATCGGCCT AGGAGCTCCTAGccaaagtttatctggaactCTTTCACCAAGCATAGGAAACTTGACAAATCTCCAGCTTGT GCTTCTGCAGAATAACAACATAACAGGAAACTTACCCTCTGAGCTTGGGAGGCTTTCAAAGCTCAAAACACTTGATCTTTCTAATAACTTCTTCAGTGGTCAAATTCCCCGTACTCTATCCAATCTAAAAAACCTCCAATACTT GAGGCTAAACAATAACAGTCTCTATGGACCAATTCCTTCCTCTTTGGCCAACATGACACAACTTTCCTTCCT GGACTTGTCTTACAATAATCTGAGTGCTCCTGTTCCTAGTTTTCATGCTAAAACCTCCAA CATTGTAGGAAATCCTCTGATATGTGGAACTGCAAAAGACTGTCCTGGATCCATACTCACTCCACAATCTATGTTCTTGAATAATTCACAAA ACTCTCAACCTTCTGGTTCTGGAAGTGGGAAGGGCCACAAAGTTGCTTTGGCCTTTGGTTCAAGCTTAGGCTGTGTCTGCCTGTTGATTCTTGGATTCGGTTTTCTTCTGTGGTGGAGGCGAAGACACCACCAGCAAATATTTTTTGATGTTAATG AGCAACGTCACGAAGAACTCAACCTTGGAAACCTGAAGAGATTTCAATTCAAAGAACTTCAGGTAGCTACAAACAACTTCAGCAGGAAGAACCTGATTGGAGAAGGTGGTTTTGGAAATGTTTACAAAGGGTATCTCCAAGATGGAACAGTTGTAGCTGTTAAAAGACTCAAAGATGGAAATGCCATTGCTGGTGAGATCCAATTTCAAAGAGAAGTAGAGATGATCAGCCTAGCAGTGCATCGAAATCTGCTTCGGCTGTTTGGATTTTGCATGACAGCAACTGAAAGGCTGTTGATTTACCCTTACATGTCCAATGGAAGCGTCGCTACTCGTTTAAAGG CCAAGCCAACCTTGGACTGGGGCACAAGGAAAAGGATTGCCTTAGGAGCTGCAAGAGGTTTATTATACTTGCATGAGCAGTGTGATCCCAAGATAATTCACAGGGATGTTAAGGCTGCAAATATATTGCTTGATGACTACTGTGAAGCTGTTGTAGGAGATTTTGGATTGGCAAAGCTATTAGATCATCGAGACTCACATGTGACCACAACTGTGAGAGGTACAATGGGCCACATAGCCCCCGAGTATCTCTCAACAGGTCAATCATCTGAGAAAACAGATGTTTTTGGGTTTGGAATTCTTTTACTTGAATTAATTTCCGGCTTAAGAGCTGGGGAATTTGGGAAGTCTGCAAATCGAAAAGGAGCTATACTTGACTGG GTGAAGAAGATTCATCAGGAAAACAAGCTTGAGTTATTAGTTGACAAGGATCTGAAGAACAACTATGATCGAATTGAGCTGGAAGAAATGATCCGGGTGGCTCTGCTATGTGTCCAATATCTTCCAAGTCACAGACCTAAAATGTCAGAAGTGGTGCGGATGCTAGAAGGAGATGGGCTTGCAGAGAAATGGGAAGCATCTCAGAGAGCTGAATCAACCAAATCAAGAGCCAATGAGTTCTCATCATCAGAGCGCTACTCTGATCTTACCGATGACTCTTCATTGCTCGTCCAAGCAATGGAACTCTCTGGACCCAGGTGA
- the LOC110600328 gene encoding protein NSP-INTERACTING KINASE 2 isoform X2, which translates to MVWLSACKKLYIYICIGAPSQSLSGTLSPSIGNLTNLQLVLLQNNNITGNLPSELGRLSKLKTLDLSNNFFSGQIPRTLSNLKNLQYLRLNNNSLYGPIPSSLANMTQLSFLDLSYNNLSAPVPSFHAKTSNIVGNPLICGTAKDCPGSILTPQSMFLNNSQNSQPSGSGSGKGHKVALAFGSSLGCVCLLILGFGFLLWWRRRHHQQIFFDVNEQRHEELNLGNLKRFQFKELQVATNNFSRKNLIGEGGFGNVYKGYLQDGTVVAVKRLKDGNAIAGEIQFQREVEMISLAVHRNLLRLFGFCMTATERLLIYPYMSNGSVATRLKAKPTLDWGTRKRIALGAARGLLYLHEQCDPKIIHRDVKAANILLDDYCEAVVGDFGLAKLLDHRDSHVTTTVRGTMGHIAPEYLSTGQSSEKTDVFGFGILLLELISGLRAGEFGKSANRKGAILDWVKKIHQENKLELLVDKDLKNNYDRIELEEMIRVALLCVQYLPSHRPKMSEVVRMLEGDGLAEKWEASQRAESTKSRANEFSSSERYSDLTDDSSLLVQAMELSGPR; encoded by the exons ATGGTCTGGTTATCGGCCTGTAagaagttatatatatatatatgtat AGGAGCTCCTAGccaaagtttatctggaactCTTTCACCAAGCATAGGAAACTTGACAAATCTCCAGCTTGT GCTTCTGCAGAATAACAACATAACAGGAAACTTACCCTCTGAGCTTGGGAGGCTTTCAAAGCTCAAAACACTTGATCTTTCTAATAACTTCTTCAGTGGTCAAATTCCCCGTACTCTATCCAATCTAAAAAACCTCCAATACTT GAGGCTAAACAATAACAGTCTCTATGGACCAATTCCTTCCTCTTTGGCCAACATGACACAACTTTCCTTCCT GGACTTGTCTTACAATAATCTGAGTGCTCCTGTTCCTAGTTTTCATGCTAAAACCTCCAA CATTGTAGGAAATCCTCTGATATGTGGAACTGCAAAAGACTGTCCTGGATCCATACTCACTCCACAATCTATGTTCTTGAATAATTCACAAA ACTCTCAACCTTCTGGTTCTGGAAGTGGGAAGGGCCACAAAGTTGCTTTGGCCTTTGGTTCAAGCTTAGGCTGTGTCTGCCTGTTGATTCTTGGATTCGGTTTTCTTCTGTGGTGGAGGCGAAGACACCACCAGCAAATATTTTTTGATGTTAATG AGCAACGTCACGAAGAACTCAACCTTGGAAACCTGAAGAGATTTCAATTCAAAGAACTTCAGGTAGCTACAAACAACTTCAGCAGGAAGAACCTGATTGGAGAAGGTGGTTTTGGAAATGTTTACAAAGGGTATCTCCAAGATGGAACAGTTGTAGCTGTTAAAAGACTCAAAGATGGAAATGCCATTGCTGGTGAGATCCAATTTCAAAGAGAAGTAGAGATGATCAGCCTAGCAGTGCATCGAAATCTGCTTCGGCTGTTTGGATTTTGCATGACAGCAACTGAAAGGCTGTTGATTTACCCTTACATGTCCAATGGAAGCGTCGCTACTCGTTTAAAGG CCAAGCCAACCTTGGACTGGGGCACAAGGAAAAGGATTGCCTTAGGAGCTGCAAGAGGTTTATTATACTTGCATGAGCAGTGTGATCCCAAGATAATTCACAGGGATGTTAAGGCTGCAAATATATTGCTTGATGACTACTGTGAAGCTGTTGTAGGAGATTTTGGATTGGCAAAGCTATTAGATCATCGAGACTCACATGTGACCACAACTGTGAGAGGTACAATGGGCCACATAGCCCCCGAGTATCTCTCAACAGGTCAATCATCTGAGAAAACAGATGTTTTTGGGTTTGGAATTCTTTTACTTGAATTAATTTCCGGCTTAAGAGCTGGGGAATTTGGGAAGTCTGCAAATCGAAAAGGAGCTATACTTGACTGG GTGAAGAAGATTCATCAGGAAAACAAGCTTGAGTTATTAGTTGACAAGGATCTGAAGAACAACTATGATCGAATTGAGCTGGAAGAAATGATCCGGGTGGCTCTGCTATGTGTCCAATATCTTCCAAGTCACAGACCTAAAATGTCAGAAGTGGTGCGGATGCTAGAAGGAGATGGGCTTGCAGAGAAATGGGAAGCATCTCAGAGAGCTGAATCAACCAAATCAAGAGCCAATGAGTTCTCATCATCAGAGCGCTACTCTGATCTTACCGATGACTCTTCATTGCTCGTCCAAGCAATGGAACTCTCTGGACCCAGGTGA
- the LOC110630802 gene encoding inorganic pyrophosphatase TTM2 — protein sequence MDRDNSSAELHQKRHGLLKDQVRLVKRKDCDRYEIVPIQQTYTFEKGFFLFIRACQLLAQNNDGIILIGLAGPSGAGKTVFTEKVLNFMPSVAVISMDNYNDSSRIVDGNFDDPRLTDYDTLLKNVHDLKAGKSAEVPIYDFKSSSRIGYRTVEVPTSRIVIIEGIYALSEKLRPLLDLRVSVTGGVHFDLVKRVLRDIHRAGQAPEEIIQQISETVYPMYKAFIEPDLQTAHIKIINKFNPFSGFQSPTYILKSAKKVKVDQIKAALSEDHTETTEETYDIYLLPPGEDPESCQSYLRMRNKDGKYNLMFEEWVTDAPFVISPRITFEVSVRLLGGLMALGYTIATILKRSSHVFINDRVCVKIDWLEQLNRQYVQVQGRDRLVVRCVAEQLGLEGSYVPRTYIEQIQLEKLVNEVMALPDDLKSKLSLDEDLVFSPKDALLPASADRVAMRNKNLKSGMAHSYSSQRDKNLSSLAGLAANNRGYSERNRESKALLANQGILTQLSEQISSLNDRMDEFTTRIEELNSKLNINENSSGQQKLGLQPEACNGYASSMSYFTSGLSNGSLTGSKMHNSSSSSQLAKESQLMEEISGIVRGQRQVMHQLDTLSNLLRESLGQRSEQVRRGRRSMIPDIEITKIAVILSVGVLGFSMLRRIF from the exons ATGGACCGAGATAATTCTAGTGCTGAACTACACCAGAAAAGGCATGGGCTCTTGAAAGACCAAGTCAGATTGGTTAAGAGAAAGGATTGTGATCGCTACGAGATTGTTCCAATTCAACAGACTTATACATTTGAGAAaggattttttctatttatccgTGCATGCCAGTTGTTGGCCCAAAACAATGATGGAATAATACTGATAGGTTTAGCAGGTCCTTCAGGGGCTGGGAAGACTGTTTTCACAGAGAAGGTACTCAACTTCATGCCCAGTGTTGCTGTCATTTCAATGGACAACTACAATGATTCTAGCCGAATTGTTGACGGCAATTTTGATG ATCCACGCTTGACAGATTATGACACATTGCTCAAGAATGTCCATGATTTGAAGGCAGGAAAATCAGCGGAGGTTCCAATATATGATTTCAAGTCTAGCTCCCGCATTGGATACAG GACGGTTGAGGTCCCAACTTCTCGTATAGTGATTATCGAGGGGATATATGCCTTGAGTGAAAAGCTGCGACCTCTGCTAGACCTTCGAGTATCAGTGACTGGGGGAGTTCATTTTGACCTTGTGAAACGGGTCCTAAGGGACATCCATCGTGCTGGCCAAGCACCAGAGGAAATTATCCAGCAGATATCTGAAACG GTATATCCAATGTACAAAGCTTTTATTGAGCCAGATCTTCAAACAGCACACATAAAAATCATAAACAAATTCAATCCTTTCTCTGGATTCCAGAGTCCTACTTACATATTGAAG TCAGCAAAAAAGGTGAAGGTGGATCAAATCAAGGCTGCTCTCTCTGAAGACCATACGGAGACAACAGAGGAGACTTATGATATATATCTTCTACCACctggtgaagatcctgaatcTTGCCAGTCCTATCTGCGAATGAGGAACAAAGATGGAAAATACAATCTTATGTTCGAG GAATGGGTAACAGATGCTCCTTTTGTTATCTCGCCGAGGATCACTTTTGAAGTCAGTGTGCGGCTTCTTGGTGGTCTAATGGCTTTGGGATACACAATAGCAACCATCCTTAAAAGAAGCAGCCATGTATTCATCAACGATAGAGTGTGTGTGAAAATTGATTGGCTGGAACAATTAAATCGTCAGTATGTTCAG GTGCAAGGAAGAGATCGCTTGGTTGTGAGATGTGTTGCAGAGCAGCTAGGTCTGGAAGGCTCATATGTTCCGCGGACCTATATAGAACAGATTCAGCTGGAAAAGCTTGTTAATGAAGTTATG GCTTTACCAGATGATTTGAAGTCAAAACTCAGTCTAGATGAGGATTTGGTGTTCAGCCCCAAAGATGCTCTTTTGCCAGCTTCTGCTGATAGGGTTGCAATGAGAAACAAGAATCTCAAAAG CGGTATGGCACATTCATATTCAAGTCAAAGGGACAAGAACTTATCCAGTCTTGCTGGACTTGCTGCAAATAACCGGGGGTATAGTGAGAGAAACCGGGAGTCGAAGGCATTACTAGCAAACCAG GGAATTCTCACTCAACTTTCAGAACAGATTTCCTCACTAAATGATAGAATGGACGAGTTCACCACCCGTATTGAAGAGCTAAATTCCAAATTAAACATTAACGAAAACTCTTCCGGCCAACAAAAACTGGGTCTCCAGCCTGAAGCGTGCAATGGATATGCTTCTTCCATGTCTTACTTCACCTCTGGTTTAAGCAATGGCTCCTTGACTGGATCCAAAATGCACAATTCCTCATCTTCCTCTCAGTTGGCTAAGGAGTCACAATTAATGGAAGAG ATATCTGGCATTGTGCGGGGACAACGGCAAGTGATGCACCAGTTAGATACTTTAAGCAATCTACTTCGAGAGAGTTTAGGACAGAGATCTGAGCAAGTAAGAAGGGGCAGGAGAAGCATGATTCCTGATATTGAAATTACGAAAATTGCTGTTATTTTGTCTGTTGGTGTTTTGGGATTCAGCATGTTGAGAAGgattttctag
- the LOC110630854 gene encoding F-box/FBD/LRR-repeat protein At1g13570, whose translation MGDVETLDLISDLPQSIVEIILTLLPIRDAVRTSILSTKWRYRWATLTHLVFDDTCVAMCNDKGLIENNLIKFITRALFLHQGPIHKFQLSTSYLQCCPDIDQWILFLSRSDIKELVLELGEGEWFRVPSCLFNCKKLTRLELTRCEFDPPPGFKGFPCLKSLSLCQVLIAAEAIESLISGCPLLEILSLSYFDSLVLNIRAPNLKYLCLEGEIKDICLESTPLLVAMSVAMYLTDDIAEHLEQSSSCNFIKFLGGVPRLESLIGHIYFTKYLSIGDYPGRFPITYSYLKTVELYQVSFEDMKEILVVLRLITNSPNLKELQISGSSNTLVAMEAPDLDFWIKECPKGCTFEKLKIVKMTDMSGVPHEMEFIKFLLANSPVLEMMTIAPCVYVIDGRLSMLIELLRFRRASAQAEILFIRD comes from the exons ATGGGCGATGTTGAGACTCTTGATTTGATTAGTGATCTGCCTCAAAGCATTGTAGAAATCATTCTCACTCTATTACCCATAAGAGATGCTGTGAGAACAAGCATCCTGTCCACTAAATGGAGGTACCGATGGGCTACCCTTACTCATCTTGTTTTCGATGACACATGTGTTGCAATGTGTAATGATAAAGGGCTTATTGAGAACAACCTAATCAAATTTATCACTCGGGCACTCTTTCTTCACCAAGGACCCATTCACAAGTTCCAGCTTTCCACTTCGTATTTGCAGTGTTGCCCGGATATTGATCAGTGGATACTTTTCCTTTCGCGGTCTGATATTAAAGAATTGGTTCTTGAATTAGGAGAAGGGGAGTGGTTTAGGGTGCCTTCATGTCTTTTCAATTGTAAGAAGTTGACCCGTTTGGAGTTAACTCGTTGTGAATTTGATCCGCCTCCTGGTTTTAAGGGATTCCCATGTTTGAAGAGTCTCAGTCTTTGTCAAGTTTTGATTGCTGCTGAGGCTATTGAGAGTCTTATTTCTGGTTGTCCTCTTCTTGAGATTCTTTCATTGTCTTATTTTGATAGTTTAGTTCTAAACATTCGTGCTCCGAATCTAAAGTACTTGTGTTTGGAGGGCGAAATTAAGGATATTTGTCTTGAAAGCACGCCACTTTTAGTTGCCATGTCAGTTGCTATGTACCTTACTGATGACATTGCTGAACACTTGGAGCAAAGTTCAAGTTGCAATTTTATCAAGTTTCTTGGTGGTGTGCCTCGCCTCGAGAGCCTCATCGGGCATATCTATTTCACGAAG TATTTGAGTATAGGTGATTATCCAGGAAGATTTCCAATTACTTATAGCTACCTGAAAACGGTCGAATTATATCAAGTTAGTTTTGAAGATATGAAAGAGATACTTGTTGTTCTTCGCCTGATCACAAACTCTCCCAACTTGAAGGAACTTCAGATTTCG GGCTCCTCAAATACATTGGTTGCTATGGAAGCACCTGATTTGGATTTTTGGATCAAAGAGTGCCCCAAAGGTTGTACCTTTGAAAAACTTAAAATTGTAAAGATGACAGATATGTCTGGCGTGCCGCATGAGATGGAATTCATCAAATTTTTGCTTGCAAATTCACCTGTGCTGGAGATGATGACTATTGCACCTTGTGTATATGTCATTGATGGAAGACTGAGTATGCTGATTGAATTGTTGAGGTTTCGTCGGGCATCTGCTCAAGcagaaattttatttatcagAGATTAA